The DNA window gaatttatttatttttttaaaaggctTTCTCGCAACAAAATGTGACTCAAATAATAAGGCGCGGGGAGTTTCAATTTTGTCAAAGCTTCCATAGCACGAAGCCACAGAGTGAGTTGAAGAAGGAGAAGCCATTCATGTTAATGGGGTCAGCAAGTCCGAAACACACATGCCTCAAACTGGTAATTTCTAATAAGGAACAAATATTTGTGAAAGGCACATGGTTCTCTTCTCACTTTGACCTCTTCATCACTGATGGCCTTAAAACTTGGACTTGCCATGGTATTTTTCTATTCCTAATTGTTTTGCTGACCTTAGTTTAATTAGgattcttcattttttactgtgtaatttttggggtttttttgCAGCGTCGGAGGAAGAGGTTGAAGAGAGAGCATCTCAGTGGGATCAACCCGTTTCGGAGTATATTGATTTGGCTGAAAAGTATTTAGGATTTCAACAACCCGGTTCTGTTTATGGGTTTGATGATGCTGGTACTGGGCATAAAAGGGTCagcttttcttgattttatttaaaCCTAGTTTATTGcacattttcaattatttgattatttcctCTTTTGAGTAATTTGTTAAAAGAACAGAAGGCACCCTAAAGATGAGATTTTAGCTTAATCATGTGACATTCAGTGGCCTTTGACTTGTTGATGAAACCccatattgtattattattgtAAGAGATATTTATCATTATGAATGTTAATTTGAGCATGTAATAGGAACAATTGGTTCACATTTGTTGTTTTTGATTCATGAGTTGCTCGAGTTGATTTGAGATTTTGCATTAGCCTTATTAGATAAGTTGATTCCTAGGGCTGTTCAGTTTGCTCTCATTAAGCACCGATCAGAAGACCTTCATACTACTCGAGCGACAATTAGGATGACaatggggtggggtggggtggatTTGAGCCAACGGAGAGCATGGTGGGGCGGGGAACACACTAGCAGGATGGTGCAACGAACAggattggggggggggggtgcgGGTTGAAACagtcattttttaaattcttagcaGGGCAGTTGTGAGGTGCACATTTCATATATCTATTCCAATTGACTCTAAATCTACATAGACGAGTTGAGTTTTCCTATTCTGGAAGATCTAGTCAATCAGAGTTGAAATTCAAACCCAGTACATTGTGTTCATAATGAAGCTAAAGAGTTGGATGATTTTTTTAACTAAATTGTCAAACTGCCAAACGGTCACACAGCACTGTTGCCATCTCTAAGCGCAATAGCGCAAGAGGGTGTGTGTTATCAGCTTGGAGCCTTGaccaaaaatatgattttagcCATGTGCACTAACTGCTTAGATTGTTATTCTTGCTTTTTAAAGTCTATTGTGGTGCTCTACAGCTTTTTAGTCAACTCTAGCACATCTTTGCTTTTAATTGCTTAACGAATGTCCTAAAGAGCAAAAAAATTAGTTAAGGTGGAGTCAATGCAATCAATATATCTTTATGGTATTATTGCAAGTTTGAAAAGCTATGATGTGCTTTCCATGTAGCCCATTATTTTCCTTTGATCTTTGTAGCTCTCATGGACATTTGAGAAAGAAGGCACAAAGCTGGAATGGCGGTGGAAATGCCAACCGTCTTCTAATAGCAAAAAAACTACAGCTGATATCTTGGACTTCCTCATGGATGCAAATATTAGACTGAGTGTAATGATCTTGATTGCTGTGCTGTGTCTTATTTAAAGTTACAATTTACTCCATGCACATATTCAGTTTACTTGAATTTTATCAAACTGCCGTCTTAAAATCTACTCTCTGATAATCAGATGAACTTAAGTGATCAGGAGCTT is part of the Solanum stenotomum isolate F172 chromosome 8, ASM1918654v1, whole genome shotgun sequence genome and encodes:
- the LOC125875183 gene encoding DNA repair protein XRCC4-like, giving the protein MLMGSASPKHTCLKLVISNKEQIFVKGTWFSSHFDLFITDGLKTWTCHASEEEVEERASQWDQPVSEYIDLAEKYLGFQQPGSVYGFDDAGTGHKRLSWTFEKEGTKLEWRWKCQPSSNSKKTTADILDFLMDANIRLSDEVVSKTESFERMKVEAEKCLTQSEKLSREKEEFESAIYAKFLGVLNSKKKKLRELRDKLSKQGTAVEEPVEEDAQSTDRTKTFDEGSDEEMSGEEVEKEDVGTSSKKDDVGTSKDVPAGRGRGRGRKRK